One Salvia splendens isolate huo1 chromosome 12, SspV2, whole genome shotgun sequence genomic window carries:
- the LOC121757049 gene encoding GDSL esterase/lipase At1g71691-like — MACKVSRFCGVCLFFLVFGANIARGQDGETRRAMVPALFIFGDSLIDNGNNNDLPSFAKANYFPYGIDFNGGPTGRFSNGYTMVDTIAELLGLPLIPPYSQASGDQIRYGVNYASAAAGILDDTGRNFVSRIPFNQQIKNFESSLEQIKSSSGAQDVSKDLAKSIFFVGMGSNDYLNNYLMPNYDTKDHYNPQQFADLLVQQYSQQLTNLYNLGARKFVIGGIGLMGCIPSILAQSSNGVCSDEVNQLVQPFNFNTKTMVNNLITTKPGSVFTYIDIGNMFQDLISNAGSYGFSVLNEGCCGIGKNSGQITCLPFQTPCPDRSKYIFWDAFHPTEAVNVLFGHKAFNGSSNFAYPFSIQQLANF, encoded by the exons ATGGCTTGCAAGGTTTCAAGGTTTTGTGGGGTTTGTCTGTTTTTCTTGGTGTTTGGTGCAAACATTGCAAGGGGTCAAGATGGTGAAACTAGGAGAGCAATGGTTCCAGCCTTGTTCATCTTTGGTGACTCCTTGATTGACAATGGCAACAACAATGATTTGCCATCTTTTGCAAAAGCTAACTATTTTCCTTATGGCATTGATTTCAATGGCGGCCCCACTGGAAGATTCTCCAATGGCTATACCATGGTTGATACAATAG CTGAGTTGCTGGGATTGCCCTTGATACCTCCTTACTCTCAAGCTTCTGGTGATCAAATTAGATATGGAGTCAATTATGCATCTGCTGCTGCTGGCATTCTTGATGATACAGGCAGGAATTTT GTGAGCCGTATTCCATTCAACCAGCAAATCAAGAACTTTGAGAGCAGTCttgaacaaataaaaagcaGTAGTGGTGCACAAGATGTGAGCAAGGATCTGGCTAAGTCCATCTTCTTTGTTGGAATGGGTAGTAATGACTACCTCAACAACTACCTCATGCCCAATTACGATACCAAAGATCACTACAATCCTCAGCAGTTTGCAGATCTCTTGGTGCAGCAATACTCTCAGCAGCTCACT AATCTGTACAATCTTGGAGCTAGGAAATTTGTGATAGGAGGGATTGGACTAATGGGATGCATTCCAAGCATTTTGGCACAGAGCAGCAATGGAGTCTGCTCAGATGAAGTCAACCAGCTTGTTCAGCCCTTCAACTTTAACACAAAGACCATGGTCAACAATCTTATTACTACAAAACCAGGATCTGTTTTTACTTACATTGACATTGGGAATATGTTTCAAGATCTCATTTCCAATGCAGGATCATATG GATTTAGTGTTCTAAACGAAGGTTGCTGTGGGATTGGGAAGAACAGTGGGCAGATCACCTGTCTTCCTTTCCAGACACCATGCCCTGATAGGAGCAAGTACATATTCTGGGATGCATTCCACCCGACAGAAGCCGTTAACGTCTTGTTTGGACATAAGGCTTTCAATGGGAGCAGTAACTTTGCCTATCCCTTCAGCATACAGCAACTTGCTAACTTTTGA